From the genome of Candidozyma auris chromosome 2, complete sequence, one region includes:
- the CAK1 gene encoding cyclin-dependent protein kinase-activating kinase CAK1, producing MVYKRLEQLYCGPVCDVYKGVSSDGVVVALKVADKDFMKEPHNFRREIEILRSLSEDQHRNIVPFLDYYYMKATDENVLVMPFYEMDLCSLMKQNMKRKMRFRLEDPAKNKVEERNNLDLEAAKEITFGLAAAVKYLHGKHFIHRDIKPANVFFKSSSERPFVPVLGDFGISYPVDYPPSSEPADQKVGDIATGYYKAPELCFGVTDYSYEVDLWSLGILISYLYSNDGHPVNREVEEDEHEEMPQLNDFVLLRGLFKNFGTPTITDPDSELYWGKMASENFHFVKFNYTQHPRKPVEELLPRCNDETVKQLFSGLTRYDNRVLNLDHI from the coding sequence ATGGTGTACAAACGCCTCGAGCAGTTATACTGCGGCCCGGTATGTGATGTCTACAAAGGAGTACTGTCTGACGGAGTGGTGGTGGCCTTAAAAGTTGCAGATAAAGACTTTATGAAGGAACCCCACAATTTCCGTCGAGAAATTGAGATTCTTCGGAGCCTAAGCGAAGATCAACATCGCAACATAGTGCCTTTTTTAGACTACTACTATATGAAGGCGACGGACGAAAATGTGTTGGTGATGCCGTTTTATGAGATGGACCTCTGTCTGTTGATGAAGCAGAacatgaagagaaagatgcGATTTCGTCTTGAGGACCCTGCTAAAAACAAGGTAGAGGAAAGAAATAACTTGGATTTGGAGGCGGCAAAGGAGATAACGTTTGGTTTGGCGGCAGCGGTCAAGTATTTGCACGGAAAACATTTCATTCATAGAGACATCAAGCCAGCCAACGtattcttcaagtcgtctTCGGAAAGGCCATTCGTGCCCGTATTGGGCGATTTTGGTATCTCGTACCCGGTGGACTATCCGCCGTCCCTGGAACCTGCAGACCAAAAGGTGGGCGACATTGCAACTGGGTACTATAAGGCACCTGAGCTTTGCTTTGGAGTCACTGACTACTCGTACGAGGTAGATCTTTGGCTGCTTGGGATCTTGATACTGTATTTGTACTCGAATGATGGGCATCCGGTaaacagagaagttgaagaagacgagcACGAGGAGATGCCTCAGTTGAATGACTTCGTGCTTCTTCGAgggctcttcaaaaacttcgGTACGCCCACCATCACAGACCCAGATAGCGAGCTCTATTGGGGGAAAATGGCTAGtgaaaattttcattttgtCAAATTCAACTACACACAGCATCCGAGGAAGCCAGTGGAAGAGCTCTTGCCAAGATGCAACGACGAAACTGTGAAGCAATTGTTCAGCGGTTTGACTCGGTACGATAACAGAGTACTCAATCTCGACCATATTTAG
- the ERG3 gene encoding C-5 sterol desaturase — protein sequence MDIVLEIADSFLLDKLYAKALPKDGAVAQYIANNFGSKNATAPAQGLHMPAPVTYLASLAGKLQRKDEVYGHFPQFFDFDEYTNASLLSRSNLIREFVSIFFITAIFGWILYFSVASFSYFFVFDKKIFNHPRYLKNQVSLEIWRATTAIPVMVLLTVPFFMAELNGFSKLYFNVDESTGGWKAVLLQFPFFILFTDCGIYFIHRWLHWPSVYKKLHKPHHKWIVCTPFASHAFHPVDGWFQSLPYHLYPMVFPLHKVSYLLLFTFVNFWTVMIHDGQYMSNDPVVNGTACHTVHHLYFNYNYGQFTTLWDRLGRSYRRPDDSLFAKNTNQDTEKKVWNEQTRKMEAIRGELEGKDDDREYGN from the coding sequence ATGGATATTGTGTTGGAAATCGCAGattcctttcttcttgataagCTTTACGCCAAAGCGTTGCCCAAGGATGGAGCAGTGGCTCAATATATCGCTAACAACTTTGGCAGCAAAAACGCTACCGCTCCGGCCCAGGGGCTCCACATGCCTGCGCCAGTGACTTATTTGGCCTCGTTGGCTGGCAAACTCCAGAGAAAAGACGAAGTTTACGGCCACTTCCCCCAGTTTTTCGATTTCGATGAATACACCAACGCGTCGCTTCTCTCAAGAAGCAATCTCATCAGAGAGTTTGTTtccatcttctttatcACTGCTATTTTTGGGTGGATTCTTTACTTTTCCGTGGCGTCCTTCTCGTATTTCTTTGTGTTtgacaagaagattttcaaCCACCCAAggtacttgaagaaccaAGTGTCATTGGAAATCTGGCGTGCTACTACTGCCATCCCAGTGATGGTGCTTCTCACAGTGCCTTTCTTCATGGCAGAACTCAACGGATTCTCCAAGCTTTACTTTAACGTGGACGAGTCCACCGGCGGTTGGAAAGCCGTATTGTTACAGTTCCccttcttcattttgttcACCGACTGCGGCATCTACTTCATCCACCGCTGGCTACACTGGCCTTCCGTgtacaagaagctccacAAGCCCCACCACAAGTGGATTGTTTGCACCCCATTCGCTTCGCACGCTTTCCACCCAGTTGACGGATGGTTCCAGTCGTTACCTTACCACCTCTACCCCATGGTGTTCCCGTTGCACAAGGTTTCCTACTTGCTTTTGTTCACTTTCGTTAACTTCTGGACCGTCATGATCCACGACGGCCAGTACATGTCGAATGACCCCGTGGTCAATGGCACAGCGTGCCACACTGTGCACCACTTGTACTTCAACTACAACTATGGCCAATTCACCACGTTGTGGGACAGATTGGGCCGCTCGTACAGAAGGCCCGACGACTCTTTGTTCGCTAAGAACACTAATCAGGACACCGAGAAGAAGGTATGGAACGAGCAGACCCGCAAGATGGAGGCCATCAGAGGCGAGCTCGAGGGCAAGGATGATGACAGGGAGTACGGGAACTAA
- the SSN3 gene encoding cyclin-dependent serine/threonine protein kinase SSN3: MYPHGVSRLNNRPGSAQAGNYSQPYSHTYNSQNTAHQGTSQPAAPSMQLPQPTMMASSSILTLGPYKHRKDLSRHSVLSNYTVIGYIAAGTYGKVYKAKSKGGTATNGSTEDVNEMARQVASENRQTEDDDQKLFAIKKFKSDNHSSMAHALGANHEGGAYTGISQSAIREMSLCRELNHKNITKLMEIMLEGKSIYMVFEFFEHDLLQIIHYHSHPDVKPIPEQTVKSLIWQVLNGVTFLHKNWVFHRDLKPANIMVSSDGVVKIGDLGLARKFNNPLQSLYTGDKVVVTIWYRAPELLLGTRHYTPAIDLWAVGCILAELLSLRPIFKGEEAKFDMNNKKSIPFQKNQLQKIFEILGTPTVEQWPSLPKYPDYYAFQQHFGSKGTLYQPNLGNWYKMIGGKSKGCLALLRDLLHYDPVTRISADDALLHPYFLEAPAVKENAFEGLNVKYPKRRIFTDDIDITAQHPNFSNKRHYDDGSSRKRQRN; this comes from the coding sequence ATGTATCCACACGGTGTGTCCCGGTTGAACAACAGACCCGGGTCAGCACAAGCGGGTAACTACTCTCAACCATACTCTCACACATACAACTCGCAGAACACCGCTCACCAAGGCACCAGCCAACCAGCAGCTCCCTCGATGCAACTACCGCAGCCGACGATGATGGCGCTGAGCTCAATCTTGACGTTGGGTCCATACAAACACAGGAAAGATCTTTCGAGGCACCTGGTGCTTCTGAACTATACGGTGATTGGGTACATCGCCGCAGGAACATACGGAAAAGTGTATAAGGCGAAGCTGAAGGGAGGAACCGCAACCAATGGCAGCACCGAGGATGTGAATGAGATGGCCAGGCAAGTGGCCAGCGAAAATCGACAAACAGAAGACGACGACCAGAAGCTTTTTGctatcaagaagttcaagtcAGATAACCATCTGAGCATGGCCCATGCGTTGGGAGCCAACCACGAAGGTGGAGCGTACACGGGGATCTCGCAGTCGGCAATTCGAGAGATGTCGTTGTGTCGAGAGCTAAATCATAAGAATATCACAAAACTCATGGAGATCATGCTTGAGGGCAAGTCCATCTACATGGTGTTCGAGTTTTTCGAGCACGACTTGCTCCAGATCATCCACTATCATCTGCATCCGGACGTGAAGCCCATTCCTGAACAGACAGTAAAATCGCTCATATGGCAGGTGTTGAACGGAGTGACGTTTTTGCACAAAAATTGGGTATTTCACCGAGACTTGAAACCTGCCAACATCATGGTCTCTAGTGATGGCGTGGTGAAAATTGGTGACTTGGGGCTTGCTCGTAAGTTCAACAATCCTCTACAGAGTTTATATACGGGTGACAAAGTGGTGGTGACTATCTGGTATAGAGCTCCAGAGCTTCTCTTGGGCACCCGTCACTACACGCCTGCAATCGATCTTTGGGCTGTGGGTTGTATATTGGCGGAGTTGCTATCTCTCCGACCTATTTTTAAGGGTGAGGAGGCGAAGTTCGACATgaacaacaaaaagctGATCCCgtttcaaaagaatcaGCTTCAGaaaatctttgaaattcttggTACCCCAACCGTGGAGCAGTGGCCCAGTCTCCCCAAATATCCAGACTATTACGCATTTCAACAGCATTTCGGGCTGAAAGGCACGTTATATCAGCCCAATCTTGGTAACTGGTACAAAATGATAGGCGGCAAGAGCAAAGGGTGCCTAGCTTTGCTTCGTGATTTGCTCCATTACGATCCCGTTACTAGAATATCCGCTGATGATGCCCTTCTACATCCATACTTCCTTGAGGCTCCAGCTGTCAAGGAGAACGCCTTCGAGGGCTTGAACGTGAAATAcccaaagagaagaatcttcACTGACGATATCGACATTACAGCTCAGCACCCCAACTTCAGTAACAAGAGACACTATGACGATGGCTCGTCCAGAAAGAGACAGAGAAACTAA
- a CDS encoding gluconokinase — MSTVIIVGGPAGTGKTTVAEILAKHYNNCPFVEGDALHPEANIKKMSAGQPLTDDDRWGWLENLSETASKKALEAPQKICIASCSMLKKVYRDHIIKRGHQVDASIHFKFVFLHTPYEELLQRVGARQGHFMKSDMVKSQYDIMEIPEGDELVANGGNALDVNTSGKTPEEICDGVVADIGI; from the coding sequence ATGAGCACTGTCATTATCGTGGGCGGCCCAGCTGGCACTGGCAAAACTACCGTTGCAGAAATCCTCGCAAAGCACTACAATAACTGCCCCTTTGTCGAGGGAGATGCCTTGCACCCAGAAGCCAACATTAAAAAGATGTCTGCGGGACAGCCACTTACCGACGATGACAGATGGGGCTGGCTTGAGAACTTGAGTGAAACTGCCTCCAAGAAGGCCCTCGAGGCTCCACAGAAAATTTGCATCGCCCTGTGTTcgatgttgaaaaaagtgtACAGAGAtcacatcatcaagagGGGGCACCAGGTGGATGCTTCGATCCATTTCAAGTTTGTGTTTCTCCACACACCTTATGAGGAGTTGCTTCAGAGAGTTGGCGCCAGACAGGGCCATTTTATGAAGCTGGATATGGTGAAGTCGCAGTATGACATTATGGAAATTCCAGAGGGAGATGAGCTTGTGGCCAATGGAGGTAACGCCTTGGACGTGAACACATCGGGTAAGACGCCTGAGGAAATCTGCGACGGCGTGGTGGCAGACATTGGCATCTAG
- the ERG10 gene encoding acetyl-CoA C-acetyltransferase — protein MSVYIVAAARTPIGSFQGSLSSLTYPELGAHAVKAALEKVPQIKPDQVEEIIFGGVLQANVGQAPARQVALKAGLSEAVVASTINKVCASGMKAVILGAQTILTGTADIVVAGGAESMSNTPYYLPSARGGARYGDATLVDGVQKDGLLDVYDQKLMGVAAEKCAKDYGITREDQDNFALNSYKRAQAAVEKGKFKNEVAPVTIKGTRGKPDRVVANDEEPANLNEDRLKSARTVFQKENGTVTAPNASKLNDGGAALVLVSEAKLKELGLTPLAKIRGWGEAARTPIDFTVAPSLAVPKALKHASVSQDEVDFFEVNEAFSVVGLANAKLCNLPLSKVNVYGGAVALGHPLGCSGARIIVTLLSVLSQEGGKIGVAGVCNGGGGASAIVIERVDHTSKL, from the coding sequence ATGTCTGTTTAcattgttgctgctgccaGAACCCCGATCGGCTCGTTCCAGGGCTCCTTGAGCTCGCTCACGTACCCTGAGTTGGGTGCTCACGCCGTCAAAGCCGCTTTGGAGAAAGTTCCTCAAATCAAGCCAGACCAGGTGGAAGAAATCAtctttggtggtgtttTACAGGCCAACGTCGGCCAGGCGCCCGCTAGACAAGTGGCGTTGAAAGCTGGTCTTTCGGAGGCCGTGGTGGCGTCGACAATCAACAAGGTGTGTGCCTCAGGAATGAAGGCCGTCATCTTGGGCGCCCAGACGATTTTGACTGGTACTGCCGACATCGTTGTTGCTGGAGGCGCCGAGTCCATGTCCAACACCCCTTACTACCTTCCACTGGCCCGTGGCGGTGCCAGATACGGCGATGCCACCTTGGTAGACGGTGTGCAGAAGGACGGCTTGTTGGATGTCTACGACCAGAAGTTGATGGGTGTGGCTGCTGAAAAATGCGCCAAGGACTACGGCATCACCAGAGAGGACCAGGACAACTTCGCCTTGAATTCGTACAAGAGAGCCCAGGCGGCCGTGGAGAAGggcaagttcaagaacGAGGTCGCCCCTGTCACCATCAAGGGCACCAGAGGTAAGCCTGACAGAGTGGTTGCCAACGACGAAGAGCCTGCCAACTTGAACGAGGACCGTTTGAAGAGCGCAAGAACCGTGTTCCAGAAAGAGAACGGTACTGTCACCGCTCCTAACGcctccaagttgaacgaTGGTGGTGCCGCTTTGGTGTTGGTTTCCgaggccaagttgaaggagttgggcTTGACCCCCTTGGCCAAGATCCGTGGCTGGGGTGAGGCTGCCAGAACCCCAATCGACTTCACCGTGGCTCCATCCTTGGCTGTTCCAAAGGCTTTGAAACACGCGTCTGTGTCCCAGGACGAGGTAGACTTCTTCGAGGTCAACGAGGCCTTCTCTGTGGTTGGTTTGGCCAACGCCAAGCTCTGCAACCTTCCTCTCAGCAAGGTGAATGTGTACGGTGGTGCTGTCGCGTTGGGCCACCCATTGGGCTGCTCTGGTGCCAGAATCATTGTCACTTTGCTCTCTGTCTTGTCTCAGGAAGGCGGTAAGATCGGCGTTGCTGGTGTGTGCAACGGTGGCGGTGGTGCTTCTGCCATTGTCATTGAGCGTGTTGACCACACATCTAAGTTGTAG
- the RIM11 gene encoding serine/threonine protein kinase — MSKIEVITENVNNGSTGKLESIQYTKSQMVGHGSFGVVFQTQLLPSNEIAAIKQVLQDKRFKNRELQIMKLVHHRNVVDLRYYFYTNNDKNELFLNLILEFVPETLYKASHYYVSKRLSMPSLEVKLYTYQMFRALNYIHSQGICHRDIKPQNLLIDPETGVLKLCDFGSAKILNPSEPNVSYICSRYYRAPELIFGATNYTTKIDVWSAGCVMAELIFGQPLFPGESGVDQLVEIIKILGTPTREQIKNMNPNYTEYKFPSIKPVPLSKIFRKNSADCVQFIMKILEYSPIDRISCIEALADPYFDELREESTKLPNYRKLFSQQIYSNSTHYPHQNNATYQLYSNQPDVRELPELFDFDDRELSVEPSLNSVLVPKHALNRLRITRGNSLDSFVPMTPEEMEVTLE, encoded by the coding sequence ATGTCCAAAATAGAAGTCATAACGGAGAATGTCAATAACGGCCTGACGGGGAAGCTCGAGTCGATCCAGTACACTAAGTCACAAATGGTTGGCCACGGCTCGTTTGGTGTGGTGTTTCAAACTCAGCTTTTACCGTCTAATGAGATTGCTGCCATCAAGCAGGTCTTGCAGGATAAGCGTTTCAAGAACAGAGAGTTGCAAATCATGAAGTTGGTGCACCACCGCAACGTAGTGGACTTAAGGTACTACTTTTACACCAACAATGATAAAAACgagttgttcttgaatctCATCTTGGAGTTCGTCCCCGAGACGTTGTACAAAGCATCGCATTACTATGTTTCCAAAAGACTTAGCATGCCCTCGTTGGAAGTGAAGTTGTACACTTACCAAATGTTTAGGGCCTTGAACTACATACACTCCCAAGGCATTTGTCATAGAGACATCAAACCACAGAACTTGTTGATTGATCCAGAAACGGGAGTGCTCAAGTTGTGTGATTTTGGCTCAGCAAAAATCCTCAATCCTCTGGAGCCCAATGTCTCCTACATATGCTCCAGATACTATAGGGCACCAGAATTGATCTTTGGTGCCACAAACTACACAACGAAAATCGATGTCTGGTCAGCTGGATGTGTCATGGCTGAATTAATTTTTGGCCAACCTTTGTTCCCTGGAGAGTCTGGGGTGGACCAGTTGGTGGAGATTATAAAGATTTTGGGTACCCCCACAAGGGAACAGATAAAGAATATGAACCCAAACTACACAGAGTATAAGTTCCCTCTGATAAAACCGGTGCCATTGTCGAAGATATTTAGAAAGAACTCTGCCGACTGTGTGCAATTCATCATGAAGATTTTGGAGTACTCTCCAATCGACAGAATATCGTGCATTGAAGCATTGGCCGACCCGTACTTTGACGAGTTGAGAGAGGAGAGCACAAAGTTGCCTAATTACAGGAAATTGTTCAGCCAACAGATCTACAGCAACTCGACGCATTACCCACATCAGAACAACGCCACGTACCAATTGTACTCTAATCAACCTGATGTGCGGGAGTTGCCCGAGTTgtttgactttgatgacCGTGAATTATCGGTGGAGCCATCGTTGAACCTGGTGTTGGTTCCAAAGCATGCATTAAATAGATTGAGAATTACTCGTGGCAACAGCTTGGACTCCTTCGTGCCCATGACGCCGGAGGAGATGGAGGTCACTTTAGAGTGA